The window ATTAGTATACATTCTCCCAGAATCTCAATGGAACATTTGCTTGAAATCTCAGTGCCCTGGCCACATTGAGGATGTGTCTGTGTTTCCTCTCAGCTACTCCATTTTACTGTGGAGTATAGACACAGGAACTCTGATGAACAATCCCCAAAGACTGTAGCAATTCTGTCATTTGAGAGTTAAAGAACTCACACCCATTATCTGTTCTTAAGAATTTTACAGTACATGAGTAAACATTCTTGATCACAGTGAAAAACTGTTTGATGGCAACAATTACTTCAGCTTTAGAAGGCAACAAGAGAACCCAAGTAAACTTGGAATGATCATCTACTAGTGTGAGAAAATATTTCTTCCCATCATGAGTAGGTACCCTATAGGGTCCCCAAACATCAGCATGAAGTAAGTGAAAACATGCAGTTACCACAGAGGTGCTAAGAGGAAATGGGAGCCTTGTTTGCTTAACAATAGGACAGACAGTATATTGCTTAGTCTCACTATTACACTTCAAATATTGAAAACATTTTAACTTCCTCAGAACATCAATTAGCACATGACTTAATCTCATATGCCACAGAGATACACTTGAACTATCATCATTTATTGTATTTACAAAAGATCTTCCAGAATCTGAGTTGTTATTTCCTCCTCCATTTGTTTGATCCTTGTTACCTGAGATGTAAATGTAAAGGCCTTCATCTTCTTTACCAATCCCCCTCACTCTCCCATTGAAGAGGTCCTGGAAAAGACAGAAGTCAGGATAGAACAAAACCACATCTAAGCCCCTTTGTTAATTTTGAGACAGACAGAAAGTTATATTTGAAGTCTGGTATATGCAACACATTTGTAATTTTCTGTCCTTGTAGCACACTTGTAGACCCTGTATGTTTGACACTTGCTATCTTTCTTGTAGGTAGGTGAACCTTTCCAATACTAGTTTCATCAGTACTTCTAGATTCCTCTAAGATTTTGAGACGCTTTACTATGTGATTCGAGGCACCTGTATCAACTATCCACCTAACCTCAGCCTCAGTAGCTACAAAAGATGGAGTCATACCTGCTGACATAGCACTACTTTGTGGATCACTTTGACTTGAAGTTGTGATATTGGATTTGCCCAAAAGATACAAAATCTGATTGTACTGATCAACTGTGAACTGAGGCACTCCTGCAATCACTCCTTGACCACCCTGACTAGTTGAATCAAGATTATTCTGTTGGAGTCCTGCAAGGTTAGCTGAAGCCTCAAAGCTTCCACTGCTGGGGCCACTATTAGTTAGAGGCCATATGTATTGAGTAGCATTATTAGGTCCAGCCTTTCTTTTCTGCTTGAATCCTGCAGGATAGCCATGAAACTTGTAGCAAGTGTCCCTTGTGTGACCTTTATATTTGCAGTAGTCACAGAACAAATTGTTCCTTTAAGGCTTGTAGTTACTTGTACCTTGAGTGTTTCTTTTTCCACTAAACATAGCTATTCCTTCTTTGCTATAAAGTTTTGAGAAAAATTAACCACAGATCTTCTACTTTCTTCTCCTATTATCATAGAATAAGATTTGTTTATAAATTGGAGTAGGACTcatcatcatattttgattaCTAGATTGTGAGTAAGTCTCATTTAAACCCATCAGAAACTGCAACAACCTGTGATTACCAAAATGTTCAGCATATCTCTTCGATTCCTCACAACCACATCCAGGGCAAGGCATCAATGCATAAAACTCTACCCAAAGTTCTTTTAGCTTAGCAAAGTATACTGACATAGAGGAGATGCCTTGAGACAAGGTAGCAATTTGTCTGTGCAGAAACAGAATTCTAGATCCATTAACCTTGTCAAAGCTCTCTCTAAGATCAACCCACACTTTCTGTGCACTAGTTGCATACACCATGCCTCTTAACAGTTCATTACTAACAGAGTTCATGATCCATGACAAAACTATGACATTACATTTTTCCCACAAATCATGTAAAACAGGAGGAAATTTGTCCTTAGTGTATCTACCATCAACAAAACCTAATTTACTCGTGCCTAATAGACTGATACGCATAGAGTTGCTCCACATAGCATAGTTATTATGTCCAGTTACTTTGATTGAAATGAGAGAACTACCTGgatgtcatgacccggatttcccaccctcgggagtcgtgatggcgcctactaatgggagctaggcaagccaaaccttaaatacttgctacactttcattttgcctcttttaacaaacacaagccgataatatgataaaagcgaaattttaaataaataagcggaagtcgACAATTATATATATTAAGGCTACGtttattacaacttttaaaaacctcaaatacctaaaacctggtgtcacagtgtcacaaactgtctaagagttactacatacaaggtctgaagaaatacaatacattgtttctgaacaaaggaaatgaaataggaaatagagatagagggagacgccagggcttgcggacgcctgcaggtctaccttgggtctccgagtgtATTGAAGGAAGCCCTCAAACTACTGTCCGAAAACTGcttctggatctgcacacagtgcagagtgcagtatcagcacaaccgaccccatgtgttggtaagtatctagcctaacctcggcgaagtagtgacgaggctaggaccagactaccaaatagacctgtgcagttcaaatatatacatcggaaaaaaattcagaaataaccagtcaagtatgggagggggagcataCTGTGGAGGAGATAacaattccgaatagaaagacatcaagtaaacggcatcaagtaaggaaagaaacaacataactagaatatcaacaaggaagcagaaaaCAATGAtttgcacgacatcactcttcgtgcttttactctcgttctcaccaaaacaatcatataatcaaaatATGCACGACATctcccttcgttcttttactctctttcctcaccatataatcaatagaatCGGCATAGAATTGTAcgtcgtgcggcacggcatcgcccttcgtgctttacactctttcctcacaataacaaacaatgcacaacATCTCCCTTCATGccttcctcacccaaataacaatcacaaataaagggacaagggaataaacaaaataataatagaaatcccggcaagggaacacaattaaacaattaaatctcggtaagggaacaacatcaataatctcaacatcccggcaagggagacaattaacaaagcaacaatatcccggcaagggaacaatttaataactctttctcaatttcacttcacaattcacttcacaactcgagccaatgctctagaggttcgattatcacttattctttcacaactcatttcacaactcgagccaatgctctagaagtTCAATTATCACTTGTACTTTCACGATTTtactatacaacttgagccaacgctccttaatgttcataggtcacaattctttccacaagctTTATAtaacaattagaaatcttcaccaaggcatgaataatacaatgaaatcatgaaaaccacaatataagactcacggtcatgctttacaccaacgtatagatactcgtcaccatgcctatacgtcgtactcgacaagaagcaaatagcaaataggacacaactcctaatccctcaagctaaagttagactaaacacttacctcgatgcaacaaatacaattcaagcctcaactaccgctttacctcttgtttccaccaccaacttgcttgtatctaaccacaatttacttaacgacatcaataaatgctagatgaatcaattctaatgcatgaaaataggttttataaagattttcccaaaaagtcaagaatcgaccccgggcccgcttggtccaaacccgaaattcagagcaaaacccgattacccatttacccccgagcccggatatataattggttttggaatccgacctcaatttgaggtttaaatccccaaatttcaatattcttaggttttacccaaaattcccaattccaccatgaaaataattgatttgaagttgaaatcatgttaaaagatgttaatgattgaagaaaactagttaaaaatgacttacaattgatttggagaagaaaggttgtttgaaaaatcacctcttatattttttgggttttgaaaaatgaaaataactggAAATACCCTCTATTTATACctctctcagaccccctgtgtgGGCCGCACAGGCCTTTCTGAGGTACTGCGGTTCAGTGCCCTGTGTGGACCGCAAGAAATGGACCGCGGTCGCATAGGTCTCCACCGCGGACtgcaagaaatcgagcgcggccACGAAtgcttggccttgctcaccgcagaccgcacaaatcccaccacggtcgcggagtccccaccgcggccgcgaagcttccaccgcggaccacgagacctggcttcagagacgTGCAACTTCtatgaatctgcaacttttttcctaagtgtaaaaacatcccgaaactcacccgagtcctcggggctccaaaccaaatgtcatactaacttagaaatatcatatggacttactcgtgtaatcaaatcatcaaaataacctcatgaacatcaaattaaatctcgagatcaatgaaattttctcaaaacttctttaaacataaattttgcaatttaagtccgaatcacgtcacatgacatccgtttttcaccaaattccatagaaatgtcttaaatcatatataagacctgtaccggacgtcggaaccaaaatacgggcccgataccatcatgttctaatcaaatttcatttcaaatttcatttcaaatttctttaaacaaattccagaaaacaatttcctttaaaaatttatttctcgggattgggaactcggaattcgatttcgagaatacgcccaagtcccatattttcctacggacccgccgggatcgtcaaatcacgggttcgggtccgtttacccaaaacattgaccaaagtcaaattagctcattttataatcaaaacttatcatttttcacagattatcatgtttaagctttccggctatcacgcaaattgaggtgactctaaatgaggttttcaaggcctcagaacacggaagctttgttttaaaacaagtgatgaccttttgggtcatcacactggAGTATCAGAAGGCTCAAGAAATAAAGGATGATGTTGATTGATTACCATTTCACCCACATGACTTGGATTTGCTACTGGAGTTGCATCAACAGTAACGTCTTCAACTCCAGTGTCTGAGCTAGCACCAATACCTTCGATCGCCATTGAAGGATGAAGAGAAATAGAGCTTATAGAAAGCAATTTCACAGATACGAAGAAATGATACCTAATTGCTCACGGACGATTCAACCTAGAGAGAAATGAATCAAAGCAATTACATAGATCTCAGATGAGATTCGAAACTCAGATCAAAACTCGAGCAGTCCGCGTGAATTGAACGTCTtcataggctctgataccatgttaaatgAAGAGAACCTCCATGACTGCAGAGGATTTCTCAGAAGAAGCTAAGAGAGGAAATGGAAATTGTATTGTTCCATTCATTCTAATCACATACAAATGAGGAATTACACGGTTATATACTACTCATAACTAACTTAACTTACAGCTGTCCTTACGCTCTTAGACAGCTGGCTAACTACTTGGCTAACCACTAACTAACCACTATCTACTTTCTTAACAAGAAGATGCAAAACAAAAAAGACAAATAAAATGAACATATTTTCTTTTGGTTTCCAACCAAATACCCGTATTAAGGTTTATCAGGATTCGTGTCGTATAAGGCCATTAAAAAAGGAAGCgccttctataaaaaaaaaaacattcggAGGGGTCGACTCAAGATCTCTTATCAAAAGTAGAGAGATCTTATCTATCACACCACAATTCttagtaataaaataaaataaacacgacaacaatttaagaagaaaaaaattggtGGGAGAGGGgttggaggggggggggggaggaagcAGTGACACTATGGATTTTTTTTCTTGCATTTTCTACTTTTCTTTTTCGTGTCCAAGAAGAATAGAATGAATGATAAACAAGTTTCCCTCCATAAGCATGTGAaactttcttctttccttcttttttttttcttccatttaTCCATTTTCGCAATGAataacttttttcttttctagAAGAATAATAAAAAGCTGTTGAACTATCCCCACAAACTTTTAGAATAATATGTGTAATAACGTATTAGTCTACAagaattttaatttgtttaaaaaggGGTCAATATCATAGAGAAGGTGCTTTGGTGTTAAAATTAGAGGACTTAGATCCTACTTTTTGACATATTGTACCCTTCAATTGACAACAAAAAGTCATCAATTTTGTTAACCACTGTACAACAACCAATCCATTACGCCTTTTTAATAACTAAATATTAACGTAATCAACTTTTCTATCTTTCTACTTTTCCCTTCTTTTGATGAAACTTTTATGTCATATGGATGGATAATCATCATTTGATTTAAAGGTATATTAAACAGTCTTTTTAAAAGAGCAGTCACCTTTATATAGTTTGGCCCTCATATAAATATGGTCCAACATACATTAATCCACTTTAAATTTTCATTTATAGCATATGAACTATTAGAGCATATTTTTAATGTTCACTTCCTAtcgttttctttttcctttttttaaccAGGAAAGTATTCTATATATATGTTTATCTAATAAATATTAAGTATTGAAAACAGAGGAGAGCCTttgagcaacggtaaagttgttttTATGTGATCTATGGGTCACGGGTTCGAGTCTTGGAATCAGTTacgaaggggagccttggagcaacggtaaaattATCTCTGTATGACCTCACGGATTCGAACCGTGATATCATCCACTGATCCTTGCATCAGGTTAGACAATCTACATCACATCCATTGAGATGTGAAACTTTCCTGGACCCTGTGTCAATACGGAATACTTCGTGCACTGGACTGCACTTTTATTAACTATTGAAAACCTACTTTCCTAACTAATCCTGACCAATTAGATGCAGGACTGTATTATTCCTACAACAATATATTTTGCGAGTTTTCCTTTCCCtctgaaaatttcaaaatagataatttaatttttcaaACTATACCTAAAAAATAAATGGGAGTGATAATGAGCCACCTATATAAGTGGTTTTGTTTTGCCCATATTCCGCCACCTATATCTTTAAGGAGAACCTAAAGTTAGTTAGTTTCGTATGACCATATATATAAGATAGAAATGTTTATTTATTATCTTTCTTTGTcaggaaaaataaaacaaaaaagaaagaacaaagtaACTTTATCTTTTTTATTAGTTTTTGATAACATTATCATAATAAGCTAAATTGGATCACGTAACACTTTGGTGGTACTATAATCATGAATCATGATAATAAGAAACACGGGAGCAGGTAATCTATGGTTAGGGTCAGTTTAATTATCATAAGCCTCCTTTCTATGTTATCATTATTAAGATGATTATAGTAGCAATTTGGAAACAAATGGAAATCATTTGTAAAGCTGAAACGAACAGCAATCCTTTTCTTTTCAACTAAAgtatattttttgcattttttttatggtccacaatatttgatttttttccagatatcaaaaagtaatTAACTTCTTTTTCCCAATGTTGTGCTTAGAGTAAAGAGTCTaggagtatttgttatatttctaatgaAAATTTAAGGTTAAtattgtcatttttattgttaAGTAATGCTAAAAAGTAAATTCTTTAATATGTGTGAATATagccaaaaaatcaattaaagtggaccgaAAAATATAACTTATTGAATTCAAATGGTGATGAATTAATATTCCCAACAATTATAGGGTTATTTTTTGCAGATCTTATTTAATATGACATTTATAATGTGTCCACCAATTTTATGATGTTTGATCAAGCATTATATTCATAAGTCATAACATTTATAGCAGATGTAATGGTGCCAGAGGACGGACAGTAATTTTGCAGTAATTGTGACGTGTGAGTATTAAGGCGGAAAAACAATAATGtatattaatttaatttattttaaaaaaaattacggCTACGACGCCCTTAAATAAGTTTAAATACTATTTTGGTCCAtcctattaaaaataaaatactattcAAAGAGATAAGTGAACCAACACTAACTGAAAAATGgaaattttggtccattcttaAGCTATACCCTTTAGTCCCTACATCACGAGGTCCTGAAAAAGCGTGAAACTCAATtgtggcggagccagaattttcaaTAAGAagagtcaaaatataaataaatacgaATACGAGAAGAAATTAAGGGGGGTcaacatatataaaatatatgtaaaaaataaaaattgaccTATCTATATAGTATAATTTTCCGATGAAGATGTGTCAATTGACTTTCCCTAGCTCCGCCACTAAATTAAACGCAATAAAAACATTGATTTAAGTATAACCCTGGCGAAAGACGAAGGCAGCAAGTAAAGCGAGGACAATATATCAATCTAATGTAGTTGAATTGTCAAATGGTGAAAATAGAGTTAGAAAGGTAGGGACCGATTGAGCTCAtatggagtcacaactcacacATCATTAGTCCTTGTCAAATAGAGAGGTTTCAAAGTGGAACTCAAATTGCTTACAtttctaaaacaaaataaaaaaatagtggaATATtggttctttttattattttccgCAGAATATTCAGCAAGAATGTATCGATTAGTTGACCTCTGAAAATGGACCAATATGTTAAAGAAGAAAAGTTAGTTCAACATAATATGGACATGGAACAGAGATATTTCAACATATTTCTAACTACACAATGATGACCTTAAGTTCAAGTGGTGGAGCTTAGATTTTGACATTAGAAGATTCATCTTTGAAATTCAAAGTAGTTTTTTTAAGTCAGTAGTCTAATGGTCCATCCTTTTTCTCTCTATTAGAATAAAGAAAGAACTCTTCCCATTTTTACTATTTATTGTGCCCACAATACACGTTAGATAGTCaagttaataataataataataataataataataataataataataataataataataatgaaaaaataCAGGAGGAAAAGGTGGAGGATGACAaccagaagaagaaagaagaggataAGCTGGATAGAAACTAAGACAGGAGGAAAAGATAGCAGTAAGAATGCAAGCTGGATCACACCTTTGAAGACAGGGAAAACTCAGGTCATAGGCTCTCAGCAGGTTGCTAGGGCAAATTCCTTTCAGGCGCTTGATAAATCAGGAACTAGCAAGGCACAAGAGATAGTTCTAGTGGGCAAAGTGGGAGGTCAATCCATTCCTTTGTGAGGGAATGGTTAATATTCTTTCTTGAAATGTGAGGGGGCTTAATGCTTCCAATAAGCAAAAGGAGACTAAACTCCTTTGCAATGATGAAAAAGTTGGAATGATAGGATTACTATAAACAACAATTAAGAAGGATAGAATTGAGCAATTAGCAGGAAAACTATTTAGTGGATGGCAGTATATCACAAATTTGGAGGCTCATTATAATAGAAGAATATGGGTTACTTGGAGGCTAGAGTATTACAGAGTTACTCCAAAAAGCATCACTGCACAGGGAATAACATGTAAAGTTTATTATGTCCCTCTCCAAATTCAGTTTGCTATTACCTTTGTGTATGCATTTAACACTAAGGAAGAGAGGAAGAGCTTATAGAGTTGGTTAATAGAACAAAACTCAGAATGCAAGTTGCCTTGGTTAATCACATGTGACTTCAATTCAGTTTTAAACATGGAGGACGGGATAGGGGGTAATCCAGTTACATGGGCAGAAGTAGTAGACTTTAACAATTGCATGGGAGAATGTGGATTCCTAGAACTACCATACCAGGGCAGTAAATATACTTGGATGATAGACACGGTGGGCAAAGAATTTATTCAAAAATAGACTGGACTTACATTAATGGGGATTGGTTAGACCTTATGCCATCATGTAAAGCCAATCTCCTATATGAGGGTATAAGTGACCATTGTCCTATAAAGATAACTCTATCAGATGATACTCATAGGGTTAAAAGATCATTCAAGTACTGCAATGCTTGGGCACAACACTCTCAGTTTAATCAGATGGTAACAGATTTATGGAGAACACCTATAGAAGGATGCAAAAtgtttcaaattgttaaaaagttGAAGTTACTGAAAAGGAAGCTTAGGGAACTCAACAGTCAATACTTCAGCAATATTGAGCAAACAACTAAAGTTGATAGACAAGCCTTGAAGCAAGTGCAGGAGAGGTTGCAGGCTGATCCTAGTAACCCTGATCTTCAAGAGGAAGAACATGAGAAATATAAGAAGTTTAGAGAATTATCCTACCTTGCTAAAATGTTCCTACAACAGAAAAGTAAAGCTACATATTAAGGTTGGGAGATGACAATACATGGTACTTCTACTTAGTAATAAGACACAAAATATTAAAGCTAGCTACTATTCAATTGAAAGATAACCAAGGGGTATGGCAGACAGAACCTGGAGCAATTGTAgaatttgtcacgatccaaaaccgaCCCCGTCCTGATAGCGCCTATCgtaaaactaggccagccgacacaactctcgaatcaaccattttccaataaaagttatttttataccatttataaacaaTAATTCTCATaatgaaatttttaaagaaagtgcggaataattacacaaacccgacatcagggtgtcactagtcatgagcatctaccaaggtccgaatacaacaagagtctaaaaaTATACTAGATAcattaatgaaaatgagaggaaggaaagcattgttgcgaacgtcgtgcagccaccttgctaactccgccGACTCCACCTATGAGCAAttaacacccgctaccgggtttcgaaatacctgaatctgcacacgaggtgcagggagtaatgtgagtactccaacccagtaagtaataagagtaaataaagaccgagcagtaagaaaacacgtcaACCACGTCATAGCACCACAGTTATTACAACATGCTCCCAAATCAGGATACCATTCAAATCATTACGTTAAACTCCCAACTTCAGTAAAATCCTTTAAAATTTATCTTTCTAACATTTTCAATATAGGTTtactgaaatatatatatttataatggaagtgatgaaaatcataatcagcccctcgggcaaaacatagttcgtatacaccCCCTCGACAAAACAGAAATTTATActcatttcataacttaaaaactttagtttgaatgaaagttgtttaaagcgtttgctcaacattttcaatagaggctcggtctaaagatgactgaaagcagtaattaaatcaacatatttgATAATAacctcactttaaggaggagtgaaaaacagtaagttcataaacaggcccctcaggcaaagcatcactcatgtacatgtatatctatagcccctcgggc of the Nicotiana tabacum cultivar K326 chromosome 7, ASM71507v2, whole genome shotgun sequence genome contains:
- the LOC107778214 gene encoding uncharacterized protein LOC107778214, with amino-acid sequence MAIEGIGASSDTGVEDVTVDATPVANPSHVGEMIQKQFSDSSLRASFNTLGDPRYTKDKFPPVLHDLWEKCNVIVLSWIMNSVSNELLRGMVYATSAQKVWVDLRESFDKVNGSRILFLHRQIATLSQGISSMSVYFAKLKELWVEFYALMPCPGCGCEESKRYAEHFGNHSKEGIAMFSGKRNTQGFKQKRKAGPNNATQYIWPLTNSGPSSGSFEASANLAGLQQNNLDSTSQGGQGVIAGVPQFTVDQYNQILYLLGKSNITTSSQSDPQSSAMSAGMTPSFVATEAEVRWIVDTGASNHIVKRLKILEESRSTDETSIGKDLFNGRVRGIGKEDEGLYIYISGNKDQTNGGGNNNSDSGRSFVNTINDDSSSVSLWHMRLSHVLIDVLRKLKCFQYLKCNSETKQYTVCPIVKQTRLPFPLSTSVVTACFHLLHADVWGPYRVPTHDGKKYFLTLVDDHSKFTWVLLLPSKAEVIVAIKQFFTVIKNVYSCTVKFLRTDNGCEFFNSQMTELLQSLGIVHQSSCVYTPHLHHEQTTNTGYVTGVKRSDKFSPKASPAVFLEVMEVLFI